A single genomic interval of Microbulbifer variabilis harbors:
- a CDS encoding YccF domain-containing protein produces the protein MRTLGNFLWFILGGVFMGLCWWFFALIAFVSIIGIPWGRACFVMGKFSFFPFGREAISRKELTLNEDIGTSGLGLIGNIIWFLFAGIWLAIGHLVHAIACFVTIIGIPFAIQHLKLAGISLSPIGKTIVVTEVAQAARMKNAETIVSRMRGNI, from the coding sequence GTGCGAACCCTGGGCAATTTCTTATGGTTTATTCTTGGCGGAGTCTTTATGGGACTTTGCTGGTGGTTTTTTGCACTAATCGCCTTTGTCAGCATTATCGGTATTCCCTGGGGTAGGGCCTGCTTTGTAATGGGCAAGTTCTCATTCTTTCCCTTTGGACGTGAGGCTATTTCACGCAAGGAGCTGACCCTAAACGAAGATATTGGGACCAGTGGACTTGGCTTGATCGGCAATATCATCTGGTTCCTATTTGCCGGAATTTGGCTGGCGATTGGTCATTTGGTACATGCTATTGCCTGCTTTGTAACCATCATTGGTATCCCTTTCGCCATTCAACACTTAAAGCTTGCAGGTATATCCTTATCACCAATTGGAAAAACGATTGTAGTGACAGAAGTAGCCCAAGCTGCAAGGATGAAAAATGCTGAGACGATAGTTTCAAGAATGAGAGGAAACATCTAG
- a CDS encoding DUF5694 domain-containing protein: MRKLTLILASTFALAANSIGYATEKPVIPEQDTPAAQVMLFGVFHFHNPGLDSVKSEVINVLTPNNQRYLEQLTSKLADEGPTHVLIECPPTYQKTINRKFNSYKNGNHDLSVNENQQLGFRIAEKAGLDKVLCYDERNVHWKGAELRDYMIKETPERKRTHDKLIEKIGKDTSLRHSTLSLGQLLQFHNSSKEDLDNMNLYIMENDIGAGKGFIGADAAASWWHRNFRMYANIQAKAQPGTKVIAIGGSGHTAILKTLLEVDKSRRAWDINNYL; the protein is encoded by the coding sequence ATGAGAAAGCTTACCTTAATTTTAGCTAGTACATTTGCTTTAGCTGCCAACTCTATTGGCTACGCCACTGAAAAACCCGTAATACCAGAACAGGACACACCAGCAGCCCAAGTAATGCTATTTGGTGTTTTTCATTTTCATAATCCTGGATTGGATTCAGTAAAGTCAGAGGTAATCAACGTACTTACTCCCAATAACCAGCGCTATTTGGAGCAACTTACTAGCAAGCTTGCAGATGAGGGGCCCACCCACGTATTAATTGAATGCCCGCCGACATATCAAAAAACAATAAATCGCAAGTTCAATTCTTATAAAAATGGCAACCATGACCTCAGCGTAAATGAGAATCAGCAACTGGGATTTCGTATAGCGGAAAAAGCGGGACTGGACAAGGTACTTTGTTATGACGAAAGAAATGTTCATTGGAAAGGTGCTGAACTAAGAGATTATATGATCAAAGAAACACCGGAGAGAAAAAGAACTCATGACAAACTTATAGAGAAGATCGGCAAGGATACATCTCTCAGGCACAGCACTTTATCTTTAGGTCAATTACTGCAATTCCATAATAGCTCAAAGGAAGATCTAGATAATATGAATCTCTATATTATGGAAAATGATATAGGTGCAGGTAAAGGTTTTATTGGGGCCGATGCAGCAGCAAGCTGGTGGCACCGTAATTTCCGGATGTACGCTAATATACAGGCCAAAGCCCAGCCAGGAACTAAAGTAATTGCTATCGGTGGCTCAGGTCATACTGCTATCCTAAAGACCCTTCTAGAGGTTGATAAAAGTCGCCGGGCGTGGGATATCAATAATTACCTCTAG
- a CDS encoding DUF5996 family protein, producing the protein MKMPSNRSKNSDWPELHFQDWSDTVATLHLWTQIIGKIRLVQTPWTNHSWHVPFYISARGLNTSLIPYDGRAFSIEFDLLEHQLSILVSDGGRRIIPLTPMCVADFYMAVINVMRDLGLSVEIYTTPSEIANSIPFEEDRNHCHYDSRFATRFWQVLVQIDRVFKEFRSRFIGKCSPVHFFWGSFDLAVTRFSGREAPLHPGGVPNFPDWAAQEAYSHEVSSAGFWPGGGGYKDAAFYSYTYPASDKFSGQEVSPDSAFYSKELSEFILPYDEVRKSTAPDETLLAFLQSTYEAAASTGGWDRSALEKEFIPKAR; encoded by the coding sequence ATGAAGATGCCTTCAAATCGTTCTAAGAATTCAGATTGGCCTGAACTTCACTTTCAAGATTGGTCAGACACAGTGGCCACATTACATCTGTGGACACAGATCATTGGTAAGATTCGCTTGGTTCAGACACCTTGGACAAACCACTCCTGGCATGTGCCTTTTTATATATCAGCAAGGGGATTGAATACTTCTCTGATCCCCTATGATGGAAGAGCTTTTTCTATTGAATTTGATCTTCTTGAGCATCAACTTTCAATATTGGTCAGTGATGGTGGCAGGCGTATCATACCGTTAACGCCAATGTGCGTTGCCGATTTCTATATGGCGGTTATAAATGTAATGAGGGATCTTGGTCTTTCAGTTGAAATCTATACCACACCTAGTGAGATTGCCAATAGTATCCCCTTTGAAGAGGATAGGAATCATTGTCATTATGACTCAAGGTTTGCAACCCGTTTTTGGCAGGTGCTAGTGCAAATAGATAGAGTTTTTAAAGAGTTTCGTTCCCGTTTTATAGGGAAATGCAGTCCTGTGCATTTTTTCTGGGGAAGTTTTGATTTAGCGGTTACACGTTTCTCTGGCAGAGAGGCACCTCTGCATCCTGGAGGTGTTCCAAATTTCCCTGACTGGGCTGCTCAAGAGGCATACTCTCATGAAGTCAGTAGTGCTGGGTTTTGGCCCGGCGGAGGAGGTTATAAAGATGCTGCATTTTATTCTTATACGTATCCTGCATCTGATAAATTTTCGGGTCAAGAGGTTAGTCCGGATTCTGCGTTTTATTCAAAGGAGCTGTCTGAATTTATCCTTCCTTATGATGAGGTGAGGAAGTCTACGGCACCAGATGAAACATTATTGGCTTTTCTGCAGAGTACCTATGAAGCTGCAGCGAGCACTGGAGGGTGGGATCGGAGTGCTCTAGAGAAAGAATTTATTCCAAAAGCTAGATAG
- a CDS encoding esterase/lipase family protein: MSRKSHTVLLVPGIFDRGTSLLKMQRILSEAGYNTHYIHLRYNSGWHGMEHLSAQLMAKMENILKGEETCTLIGFSMGGIVARYYLQAMSGIDKVHKFISIASPHHGSYWANFLPYKGGKQLRVGSDFLKSLNKSIHLLEQTQPVSIWTKYDITIMPHSSAQLGIGVSYEVPVILHRLMPMSTKVISLMKNEVITGME, from the coding sequence ATGAGCCGCAAAAGCCATACTGTTCTATTAGTCCCCGGGATTTTTGACCGGGGTACTTCTCTGTTAAAAATGCAACGTATACTTTCTGAAGCAGGCTATAACACACATTACATTCACTTGCGTTACAACTCAGGTTGGCACGGTATGGAGCATTTATCCGCTCAATTAATGGCAAAGATGGAGAATATACTTAAGGGAGAGGAGACTTGTACGTTGATAGGGTTTAGCATGGGGGGAATTGTCGCGCGCTATTACCTACAAGCCATGAGCGGTATTGATAAGGTGCATAAATTTATCTCTATTGCCTCTCCACACCATGGTAGCTATTGGGCAAATTTTCTGCCATATAAAGGAGGGAAACAGCTACGCGTGGGTAGTGACTTCTTAAAATCTTTAAACAAGTCAATACACCTCTTGGAACAAACCCAACCTGTCTCAATTTGGACTAAATACGACATCACCATAATGCCACACAGCAGTGCCCAGCTGGGAATTGGTGTATCTTATGAGGTTCCGGTTATCTTACATAGATTAATGCCAATGAGTACTAAAGTTATTTCATTGATGAAAAATGAAGTCATAACAGGTATGGAGTAA
- a CDS encoding phosphate-starvation-inducible PsiE family protein has protein sequence MSNSDKETAKPESAIQNYYRKFESFIALLLTFIIIVIVIIAISRLAYSVYSMLLIGMKDPLDHKVFQTIFGEIITLLIALEFSHTLQYVVTKQQSIIQTTVVVLIAILALARKFIILDLDKVSAGELIGLAAATLALGLTYLILRNKRSNY, from the coding sequence ATGAGTAATTCAGATAAAGAGACCGCCAAGCCAGAAAGTGCCATCCAGAATTATTACCGTAAATTCGAAAGCTTTATTGCTCTACTTCTCACCTTTATCATTATTGTAATTGTTATTATCGCCATTAGTCGTCTTGCCTATTCTGTATACTCCATGCTATTGATCGGCATGAAAGATCCTCTTGATCACAAAGTATTCCAGACTATTTTCGGTGAGATTATTACCTTACTGATTGCACTGGAGTTCAGCCACACTCTGCAATATGTGGTAACCAAGCAGCAGAGTATTATTCAAACTACCGTTGTAGTCTTAATTGCTATACTGGCGCTTGCGCGTAAGTTTATAATTCTGGATCTGGATAAAGTCAGTGCGGGAGAATTAATCGGGCTGGCAGCTGCAACTCTAGCACTAGGATTAACCTACCTAATACTGAGAAACAAAAGAAGTAATTACTAA
- a CDS encoding TerC family protein, which yields MFEWIASPEAWVALATLAALEIVLGIDNIIFISILVGRLPPHQREPARFIGLTLAMVMRLALLFSIVWIMGLVEPLFSIFSMEISGRDIILVGGGLFLIAKATHEIHNSLEGAETDSASLGTAGFGMVLLQIAILDIVFSLDSVITAVGLVDEISIMAVAIVLAVMVMLIAAKPIGDFVDRHPTVKILALAFLIMVGLTLVVEGFDVHVPKGYIYFAMAFSMAVEMLNLRLRSKKERKTKPVRLHHALRESDN from the coding sequence ATGTTCGAGTGGATAGCCAGCCCAGAAGCTTGGGTTGCTCTGGCTACATTGGCAGCGCTGGAAATAGTTCTGGGTATCGATAATATTATTTTTATTTCTATTCTCGTTGGGCGCCTTCCGCCCCATCAGCGCGAACCGGCTCGTTTTATTGGCCTGACCCTTGCTATGGTAATGCGCTTAGCATTATTGTTTTCCATCGTCTGGATTATGGGGCTGGTAGAGCCGCTGTTTAGTATTTTTTCAATGGAGATATCTGGTCGCGATATCATTTTAGTGGGAGGCGGCTTGTTCCTGATCGCTAAAGCCACACATGAAATACACAACAGCTTGGAGGGTGCTGAGACTGATTCGGCCTCACTGGGGACCGCCGGCTTTGGCATGGTGCTTCTGCAAATTGCCATTCTCGACATCGTATTTTCACTCGATTCTGTGATTACTGCCGTAGGTCTGGTGGATGAAATCTCCATTATGGCTGTCGCTATTGTTCTTGCGGTAATGGTTATGCTGATAGCAGCCAAACCAATAGGTGACTTCGTCGATCGTCATCCCACGGTTAAAATTCTCGCGCTGGCGTTTTTGATTATGGTTGGACTTACCCTGGTGGTAGAAGGTTTTGATGTGCATGTACCCAAGGGGTATATCTATTTTGCCATGGCATTCTCGATGGCAGTGGAGATGCTTAATTTGCGCCTACGTAGTAAGAAAGAGCGCAAAACAAAGCCGGTGCGGTTACATCATGCATTACGTGAGAGTGATAACTAG
- a CDS encoding STAS/SEC14 domain-containing protein, translating into MSDQPHGVSIGLEQQGNHFFLTLRARGKLTHEDYQTMVPMLNSAIAGVENPKIDCLMDAKELQGWEPRAAWDDLKLGLSHGREFNRIAVISDKRWMKIASKVGSWFISGEYKVFDSEDKAMIWLRQDE; encoded by the coding sequence ATGAGCGATCAACCTCACGGTGTTTCTATCGGTTTGGAGCAACAAGGCAATCACTTCTTTTTGACTCTGCGAGCTCGCGGAAAACTGACGCATGAGGATTACCAGACCATGGTACCCATGCTCAACTCCGCTATTGCCGGTGTAGAAAACCCCAAGATTGATTGTCTAATGGATGCCAAGGAGTTACAGGGTTGGGAGCCGCGCGCTGCTTGGGACGATTTAAAATTAGGGTTATCTCATGGCCGTGAGTTTAATCGGATTGCGGTAATCTCTGATAAGCGCTGGATGAAAATAGCTAGTAAAGTGGGGAGCTGGTTTATCAGCGGTGAGTATAAAGTATTTGATTCTGAAGATAAGGCCATGATTTGGTTGCGTCAAGACGAATAG
- a CDS encoding DUF2007 domain-containing protein, translated as MKLIYTHENRLLVELVKSRLEVAGIAVKLKNEFAQGASGELAPNQAWAELWLERDRDYERACQLLQDAEAEQRGWTCPSCGEENGAAFDYCWQCGKSRPVACEE; from the coding sequence ATGAAACTCATTTATACCCATGAAAACCGCCTCTTGGTGGAGCTGGTTAAAAGTCGCCTGGAAGTTGCCGGTATAGCGGTCAAACTGAAAAATGAATTTGCCCAGGGTGCATCTGGAGAGCTGGCCCCGAACCAAGCTTGGGCGGAACTTTGGTTGGAGCGAGACCGAGATTATGAGCGGGCCTGTCAGCTATTACAGGATGCCGAAGCTGAACAGAGAGGCTGGACCTGCCCCAGCTGTGGTGAAGAGAACGGGGCGGCCTTTGACTATTGTTGGCAATGCGGAAAATCACGGCCGGTAGCCTGTGAAGAATAG
- a CDS encoding aldehyde dehydrogenase, translating to MKEENNIPQNLQEWQALAASLKIEGRAFINGEYVDALSGETRATYNPANGEELAQIASCGPQDADLAVNVARETFESGVWSKMPPMQRKKILVRFAELIEEHLVEIALLESLDAGKPIGDTMAVDVPGAATTIRWSGEAIDKIYDEVAPTGPGELGLVTRMPLGVVAAIVPWNFPLSTTAWKLGPALATGNSVILKPASNTPLTAIKLAGLAKKAGLPDGVLNVLPGPGSSLGKALGLHMDIDCLTFTGSTEVGKTLTEYSGQSNLKRTFLELGGKSPNIVFADADLDKAADAAALAIFYNQGETCTAGSRLLVEKSIADEFIQKVSKAAERFKPGHPQDPNTAMGALIDRSQFDTVEFYVAKGLEQGAQLVCGGQPVDEVAGGYYYEPTVFRNVTGEMTIAREEIFGPVLSVIEFETEEEALAIANDSIYGLAAGIWTNNLGRAHRMARDIYAGSVWVNNYFGGDITVPFGGFKQSGNGRDKSLHALDKYCELKSTWIDLS from the coding sequence ATGAAAGAAGAAAATAATATCCCGCAAAACCTGCAGGAGTGGCAGGCTCTGGCGGCCTCACTCAAGATTGAAGGCCGAGCCTTTATCAATGGCGAGTATGTAGATGCTCTATCTGGGGAAACTCGTGCCACCTATAACCCCGCCAATGGTGAAGAATTGGCGCAGATCGCCAGCTGCGGTCCACAGGATGCCGATTTGGCAGTCAATGTGGCACGCGAGACTTTTGAGTCCGGTGTCTGGTCGAAAATGCCGCCGATGCAGCGCAAAAAAATCCTGGTGCGATTTGCCGAACTGATCGAAGAACACTTAGTGGAAATTGCCCTGTTGGAGAGCCTGGATGCGGGTAAGCCCATTGGCGATACCATGGCCGTGGATGTTCCCGGGGCAGCCACCACTATTCGTTGGAGTGGTGAGGCCATCGACAAGATCTACGATGAAGTTGCTCCTACAGGCCCGGGTGAGCTTGGTCTGGTAACCCGCATGCCGCTGGGGGTGGTGGCGGCAATCGTGCCCTGGAATTTCCCATTGTCCACCACCGCTTGGAAGTTGGGGCCGGCGTTGGCCACTGGCAATAGTGTGATTCTAAAGCCGGCCTCCAATACCCCGCTGACAGCGATTAAATTGGCTGGTTTGGCCAAGAAAGCAGGTCTGCCCGATGGCGTACTGAATGTATTGCCGGGACCAGGTAGTAGCTTGGGTAAGGCGCTGGGCCTGCATATGGATATCGACTGCCTCACCTTCACCGGTTCCACCGAAGTAGGCAAGACCCTCACCGAGTATTCCGGTCAGTCAAACTTGAAGCGCACTTTCCTGGAGTTGGGTGGAAAGAGCCCGAATATTGTCTTTGCTGATGCCGACTTGGATAAGGCCGCCGATGCAGCAGCACTGGCCATTTTCTATAACCAGGGGGAAACTTGTACTGCGGGTTCACGCCTGCTGGTAGAAAAGAGCATCGCTGATGAGTTTATTCAAAAGGTAAGCAAGGCTGCCGAGCGCTTTAAGCCCGGCCACCCACAAGATCCCAATACCGCAATGGGTGCGCTGATCGATCGCAGTCAGTTCGATACGGTTGAATTCTACGTGGCCAAGGGCCTGGAGCAGGGCGCGCAGCTGGTATGTGGTGGTCAGCCGGTGGATGAGGTGGCCGGTGGCTACTATTATGAGCCGACCGTATTTCGCAATGTGACTGGCGAAATGACCATCGCCCGCGAAGAGATTTTCGGCCCGGTACTGTCGGTGATCGAATTTGAAACAGAGGAGGAGGCGCTCGCCATAGCCAATGATTCCATCTACGGGCTGGCGGCAGGTATCTGGACCAACAACTTGGGCCGCGCCCATCGGATGGCCCGCGATATCTATGCGGGCTCTGTGTGGGTCAATAACTACTTTGGCGGAGATATCACTGTCCCATTTGGTGGCTTTAAACAGTCGGGTAACGGCCGGGATAAGTCCCTGCACGCCTTGGATAAGTACTGTGAATTAAAATCCACCTGGATAGATCTCAGCTAG